CGTCTTATCTCCACTGTCCCTCCAAGTTGTTCTCAGCATCATCGCTGCTGGTTCTGAGGGTCCCACACAACAACAGCTTCTCGAATTTCTCCAATCCAAATCCACCGATCATCTTGACTCCTTCGCTTCTCAGCTCGTTTCCGTCGTCCTCTCCGACGCTGCCCCTGCCGGTGGACCTCTCCTCTCTTTCGCCGATGGTGTCTGGGTTGAACAAACCCTTTCTCTTCTACCTTCCTTCAAACAAATCGTATCCACTGATTATAAGGCCAATTTGTCTTCGGTTGATTTCATAACCAGGGTATGTATAAATAATGAATGGATCTACCTTAACAAATGTAATTagttactattttattttattttattttattcataaccTTATTTAGAGTAAATGTTGTCTAACATTTGAAGCATAGAtatttggatttggatcctctaaagtgaataaaaataaatgaggaAATCAATATAACAACCCTATGATTCATTAATCAACGATTAAGATTATTCAgttttacatttttcttttggtcaagtagcttagggtgtgtttggtaacacaaataagctatcttatagtttattatatgagcttataagcttgtttcaaaaaatagaGGTGTTTGGTGACAAgatttttttagcttatagctttttttcagatacTATTTCAaatagcttttcagctataagctagcttatcagctatcagctagcttatagcttatttttaccaaacagaagtggctagaaattccaccgttaaggtggataagtgagatgatcacCTCGGCCCCCGCATGTAAAATGCAATGTCTGttaactgagctaagctcacgggacatTCACTTTTACATTCTAAAGTGAATTATACAAGGAAAATACTAAATAGTgggcactagttaaacatattaatatggaaaTTATGTCTTCAAATTTGTGCATTCAAtatttaaaagtataaaaagaAATCTTACCAgcattaatgttattttttatttcgttttttTGGTATACTAAACCGTGCCCCGGGTACCGTTTAACATAAGCCTTATATGAAATATAATTGATGAAAACAACTTTGCTCTTGTTGGTGTTTTCTAGTATCCAACTAATTTAGCAATGTAATGTGTGAAAATTAGACTAACAAAAGGTAATTTTTCTATTGAAATACTGGTGAATagaattcaaatgatttatATGCATAACtgatttttaaatttgataTGGTTTTAAAGGCCGTTGAAGTGACTAAAGAAGTGAATCTATGGGCTGAAAAAGAGACAAATGGACTTATTAAAGAAATTCTTCCTCCAGACTCCGTCAACAGCCAAACCAAGCTCGTCTTTACTAATGCTCTGTACTTTAAAGGAGAATGGAATGAGAAGTTTGATGCTTCGAAAACAGAAGACTATGATTTTCATCTTTTGAATGGTAGTTCGATTAAGGTTCCGTTCATGACTAGCAAGAAGAAACAGTTTATTAGAGCTTTTGATGGTTTTAAAGTTCTTGGTCTTCCTTATAAGCAAGGCGGAGATAAACGTCAATTTTCTATGTACATTTTTCTTCCAGATGAAAAAGATGGGCTATCAACTTTGGTTGAGAAGGTGTCTTCTGAATCCGAGTTACTAGGACACAAGCTTCCTCTTAATAAAGTAGAAGTAGGTGACTTCCAGATTCCAAAATTCAAGATTTCGTTTGGGCTTGAAACTTCTGATATTCTGAAGGAGCTAGGAGTGGCTTTACCTTTTTCTGGTGGAGGTTTGACAAAAATGGTGGACTCTACTATGGGTCAAAGCCTTTATGTTTCTGACATATTTCACAAATCTTTCATTGAAGTAAATGAAGAAGGCACTGAAGCTGCTGCGGCCACTGCTGCAACTGTACTATTAAGAGGACTTCCAACTCGACTAGATTTTGTAGCTGACCACCCTTTCTTATTTATAATTAGAGAAGATTTGACCGGAACAATCATCTTTGTTGGACAGGTGTTGAATCCTCTTGTTGAGTGATCTTAGCAACACGTTCTAGATTGGATTGCTAATAGATAAATAGGGATCATGTTTTCTAATAGAAATACATGTATGGTGAGAATAGTACTACGTTGTTGTGTGACTGGCATGTATTAAGGGATAATTGTAGAAGAGtttatttgaataaattttataacaacTAAGTACTTCTGTTAATGTTTCTAAGAGTATAAAATTAGCTTATGATGTTTTCATCATAGTATTCCTAAACTATAATACACACTGAGAGTTGAGAAATATGGCAACCAGGTCCTGTTGTACTGTCCTATGTAGAGGCTGGGGAATAGGTTAAGGTGTTATTTTATTCAGGTTTGTTCTTATCACTTCCATAATGTCTTAAATATGCCCCTTGCCATTTCCAGTTTTTTGTCCATGTGCATGTAAGCCTTGAGATTGGTTATAGGTGCCGAGTAGCTACCATCAAATTGATTCTGAAATTGCATCTAAACTGTTAGAAGGAAATGTTCTAGAAAGAAAGGCAAGCTAAGTAAAAAGTTTACTTTTGTAAACCTTTGATCATGGATTCCTAGCTACTACATTATAATCCTAGATTTATGTGTAACTTTTGGGGCCGCGTATTGATTACTTTATGAGCTTATCTTTATTGTTCATCATATAAattatttgcttgcttttttGTTGTAGTGAATTTTCTAAATACTTGGGAAGAGGTGTGTTATAACTCTATCCTTTGaggtattttcataaaatttccTGAATATTTGGATACCAATATTATCATATGAAAACAGCATTGCAGatgctttttgtttgtttgatggttTCTCTTCACAAACTTCTTCAATCTGCAAATAAGATGAAATCTCATCTTGTTTGAGATCACTCTGTTTTTCTACTTGGTATTTGAAAGTAATATTTACTTGTAGTTTAAGAAGATATTACTTCCATCTTCATTTTGACAGTATACCAACTAGAGTGAGAGATTTCGGCTTCATCGTGTCCAATGTCATAATTCTTCTATGTACTGTAAGCAAGAAACAGAGAACCAAGCCATTTTTCCCCCCAAGATAATTCTTTTAAGGAGCTTTGTTTTATGCTGTTTGCATGTGTTGATTCAGCAgtacaaatcaattttttcaatgATATTATGGGCAATTTTGAAATGGAACGAATAAGAGACTACAGTAGGATGTGAAGGACTCACCACATCAGCTAGTGCCTAGTGCATCAGGCTTAGACCTTTCTAGCGGACTAGACTGATACGAGGCAGCAGGCTCAGCGAGTAAAAGATCCGACTGATACTACTGATGCAAGTGCAGGAAACCAGTCCTGGCAGCCCCCACCCAACTGATTCGTAAAATGCAATGTGCCTCCGCTCCGGCTTGACAAAggatattttattatttaaaagaCTGATCATTTTCCATTCTACCTCCCAAATCCCAATTGTTGAGGGAGAATAGGCTCTTCGATGCATAAAACTCATGCATTTGAGCTAGGCACTGTTATGAAGTCTTGTGATATTGTTTAAAATGTTGAAAACATTCGTATATATTTCATTAGTAGAAATTTTATAATTGGACTCCATAATTCTTTTGGATGGTGAATGTCCATATAGTGATTTACCAAAGAGAAGGAAACAAGATAAAGATGATGTTCCAGATTGATATGAGAGGTGCAGATTGATATGAGAGGTGCAGACCAAATACAAAATTAGGGATTTAGTGGAAAAAGAAAATAGTGCACTcatgtgattttttaattaagtgGTCAAATTTAAACCCTTTGATTAAAAAGAATCAACGGGTTAGATTTAGTATCAAAGTAAAATTTGACATCTGATGTCAATAGATTCTGACTTTTTTTAACGGCTTAGAGTTTATAAAaaactagcgggccagacaggcCTGTTCCgccgcctgcctgtgtctaacttatgtcaaaaaaaaagataagctttatgttatggtgagtttgttaataaaagttttttgttgctaaaaaaaagtatctcatgatgagtttgttaataattttttttgttgctactaaaaaaaataaagataaagggtattgttggtataattaaaagttcacaccaaaactcatggattggattatctttatatatatatatatatagagtcaggatccgttgacaccaactagtttgacaccaaatgttacacctctcaataacgttttaaccgatataaattttataaaatccaccgttggattgaaagtttacatcatatagatcatttgtgtaaaatttcagataaatccaaaatcatttgatatgttattgagatacatcaaaattaacggtttttgtatttttttaaatgccgttaatctttatgtgtctcaatagcatatcaaatgattttggatttgtctgaaattttacacaaatgatctatatgatgtaaactttcaatccaacggtggattttataaaatttatatcggtttaaacgttattgagaggtgtaacatttggtgtcaaactagttggtgtcaacggatcctgactcatatatatatatatatatatatatatatatatatatatagagtatagaatagatatgtaaatcaaaagaaaaaattttgATGAGAGATTTCCgtaaattttatttgatgagagaataaaaacttttttttttttttttttgataatagaACAAATAACTTTGAACAAAATTGCAGTATATTTTATGTCTTGGGCCTCAAGTAATGGTTTGTATTCTCAACCCTAATATCAAGTAGCAAAGATTTGTATCAAATTGAAGGCCACTTATTTCTATTTAAAGAGTGAGGGCGCACACAATACAACACTCACAGCGTTCTTTGCTTCCTTTCTCTGCTTCAgatttgtgtctttttttctGATTTCCTTTTATTTACTTCATTATTTCACTGGTTTTTAAATTAAGGTTTCTGATTCAGTTGAAAAATTAAGGAACAGAACGATGGCTCTCCGTGAAAGTAAATCAAGCTCGAAACGGAAAAGAACGGTCCTTTCTAATGATGATGAATCAATCACCAACCAAACCAAAGTTTCTTTAATCATGGCTAAACATCTGTTCTCCAAACAAGAATATAAGGAAAGTAACGTTGTGTTTTCGCCATTGTcgcttcaagttgggctcagCATCATTGCTGCTGGCTCTGAGGGTCCCACAAAACAACAACTTCTCGACTTCCTCCAATCTAAATCCACCGATCATCTCAATCACGTTGCCTCTCAGCTTGTTTCTGTCATGCTCTCTGATGCAGCTCCCATCGGTGGACCTCGCCTCTCTTTCATCAATGGCGCGTGGCTAGAGCAAACCCTTTCTCTTCAACCTTCTTTCAAAGAAACCGTGTCATCTGATTATAAAGCCAAAGTGGCTTCCGTTGATTTCAAGAACAAGGTATGTATTGTACAGTTTTACTTTCTAGCATTCAACTAATTTAGCAATGTATTTGCTCAActaatttttgtatttgttatGATTTTAAAGGCTGCTGAAGTGACTAAAGAAGTGAATTTATGGGCTAAAAAAGAGACAAATGGTGTTATTAAAAAACTTCTTCCTCGAAGCTCAGTTGATAGCTTAACCAGGCTCGTCTTTGCTAATGCGTTGTACTTTAAAGGAGCATGGAGTCAGACGTTTGATGTTTTAGAAACgaaaaattatgattttcaCCTTCTTAATGGCAGCTCGGTCAAAGTTCCCTTCATGAGCAGCAATGAGAAGCAATTTATTAAAGCTTTTGATGATTTTAAAGTTCTTCGTCTTCCATACGAAAATGGTAGAGATAAGCGTCAATTCtctatgtatttttttctaCCAAACGACAAAGATGGACTGTCAACTTTGTTTGAGAAGTTGGCTTCTGGATCTGATTTTATAGGAGACAAGCTTTCTCTTGAAAAAGTGAAAGTAGGTGATTTCAGAATTCCAAGATTCAAGTTCTCATTTGGGCTTGAAACTTCTGAGATTCTAAAGGAGCTAGGAGTGATTTTACCTTTCCTCGGTGGAGGTTTGACAAAAATGGTGGACTCTCTTAAAGAGGGTCAAAACCTTTTTGTTTCCAACATATTTCacaaaagtttcatcaaagtGAATGAAAAGGGCACTGAAGCTGCTGCTGCTAGTGCATATATTATGCGTGCCACGGGTAAATCATTTTCACCTCGAGTAGACTTTGTAGCTGACCATCCCTTCTTATTTCTAATTAGAGAAGATTTTTCGGGAACACTCCTCTTTGTTGGAAAAGTGCTAAATCCTATTGCTTGATGATTTTGGAGTTCACCATTAGATGatagcaaacttttttttttttttttaatagaatgtATTTATACTCTTATTCTCCGTGtgtgtttcttttatattttaattattatatttttttgaaacttttcctttatattttatgatatgtttttttgcttatttattattacttatatgtttattacttatatattaaaatcgattaacTTCGGATATTCATTTAGGTGGTGTTTTTTTTGGTGTGTGTGGTGCGttgtattttatttgtttttttttttaatacttcgGATATTCATTTAGGTGGTGTTTGGTTTATACCATATTGCCTTTTTGTCCCCCTTTTGTTTCTCCTTCGAACCACCAAATAGGGAAGTCTCCTTAATCATCTTTAGCGAATATTTGAGTGACATGTGAAACTTTTTGTTGTGCTGCTTATGCTTTTGAACAAGCTTTTTTCAATCACAGTCTAAGAATTTAGTATTATAATAAGTGCAAATACTTTTAGTGATAGTCATTAAAATGGTGGACATAGCTAGGCTACTTCATATGGTACAATAAACCAATCCTATATTTCCAATGCCGCTATCATTTATGTATAATCGTAGTGAACGTTTTTACCACTTATCCCAATTCGAAGGTTCAATACTTCAAGCACATAGTCTAAGGCAATCCATATTGGGTTTATCGCTGCAGCTGCTACAATTTTTTCACCGCAACCATTTAAGAGCCTACCTTGGAATCACTAAAGATATGTCCCTCATTCCTGTCATGTGTTCTGTTTTGCACAATACTGATGAGATGAAGTTTGCAATTTCGTCCCATAACTATTGTGCTTCAAACACtgcttattatttattataggaACTCAAATATTTCTTTCTTCCTTATTCTTCAAATATCTTCATGTTCCTTCTTTCCTTGTATTGTATATTCATCTTCTCTTGTGGGAGAGTGAAGAATGGCGCGTCAGCAATGCCTTCCTTAGTTCTGCTTCTATCTCTATATCTTATTTTGTTTTCGCATTTCTTCGAGGGAAAGCGAGAAGTATTGTGCAGCAttaaatatatgcataaacaCAATGCACCTTATATTCTGTCTAAGAAGACTCAAGCCTATAATTCCAGAAAGATCAACTTAACCAAGTTTGATTTGGTTAGATCTTGATGAAGATATGCTTTGTCTTAATAGTCcttaattttctttcttctttattaatatataatttatggttgttagataataaaataataggttatgttattgggcctcTTAGTTATTATTGAGcatgttagtttagagtccattaggttttattatatattctctagtaaccttttgtaatgttaagcaatgatattctattgaaaaccctagccgtctttctcttttaCATTAACGACCTCCTCATGTCCGTGTCTGAGTCCGGACTAGCGTgcaactaaataaaaaatattgccattttaaaaaaaaaactaaataaaaatgcGAGATTAAAGAAGTGAATTTATGGGCCGAAAAAGAGACAAATGGTCTTATTAAAAATATTCTTCCTCCACGGTCAGTCAACAACTTAACCAGATTCATCTTTACTAATGCACTGTACTTTAAAGAAAAATGGGATTATCCATTTCAAGCTTGGAATACGAGAAACTATGATTTTCACCTTTTGAATGGCAGTTCAGTCAGTCAAGGTTCCCTTCATGACTAGCAATTATGATCAATTTATTAGTGCTTTCGATGGTTTCAAAGTACTTCGTCTTCCATATGAGCAAGGTGAAGATAAACATCAATTCTCTATGtatatttttcttccaaatgCGAGAGATGGTCTGGCAGCTTTAGTTGAGAAGGTGGCTTCTGAATCTGAGTTACTTACTACACCATAAGCTTCctttaaaaaaagtgaaagtAAGTAATCTTAAAATTCCAATTTTTGTTTGGGCTTGAAACTTGTCATATGCTGAAGGAGTTAGGAGTGATTTTACCTTTCTCTTATAGAGGTTTGACAAAAATGACGGACTCTCTTGAGAGTCAATACCTTTATGTCTCCAGCATATTTCACAAGTCTTTTATTGAAGTAAATGAGGATGGCACCGAAGCTGTTGCTGCGACAAGAGTAAGAGTAGATTCTCTGTGTATTTCAAGGGGACTAGACTTTGTAGCTGACCATCCTTTCTTATTCATGATAAGAGAAGATTCAACCCAAACAATTCTCTTTGTGGGACAAGGACAAGTGCTCAATCCTCTTGTTAGTTGATCTTAACTTCTCATGCCGGAATCAATCGCATCACTCATAGTTTAATATTCTTTTGATTTTCAatggttaattttgttgaatgttgaatggAACTATATGTTGATTTTCagttgtttttgttgatttttgatATGGATCTGTATGTTTATTTGTCgttaattttgttgaattataaattatttataagttacTGAAGATCTTGTGTGTAATTCTAATACTATGTACATTTTAGCTAGTGCGTGTTAAGCAATTAACTTGAATAGAATGATATGGTTACACTAGTATCTCTTGTTGCTTTTGTTGTATGGACATGGAGTATATTAATAGGAGATTGCTCTGATTTGATGAAACAAATAATGTAACAGAGTATGCAGTTTCACAAATTAGACACACTTAAGCTTCCAACACCGATTAGATTACACGCAATGTTTAGCTTCCAACACTATACAAAGAGTGCCAATCGTTCTCCCTTTTCTGCTCAACGTACTTCTGAGCCACTTCTTCCTTTGGTATAAGAGTTGTCATAGAAGCACGGTCCCTTTGATACAAGAGTGGTCATAAATATCAATATCATTGTCATTTTTGGGTTAAAAATGGTCATAATATCACAGTCCCTTTTATAtactccgtctcaaaataattgtcacattttacCACCGTACACTTGtcgatgcacaattttgatcatgaatatcttttgttgtatattattaaaaattatgaaaaattgatattttgagaCTATTCATCGAGAAAAATCTAACtatatcttatatgctaatatttatctttatacttttttttaaggccaaaatgaaatatatatatatatatatatatatatatatatatatatatatatatatatatatatatatatataaaagatataaaagaACGAGTGATTTCATCGGCACAAGATGTGCCAATAGATACCACAAATGTTTACAAGAGCATCAATAAAGTACAATCAAACAAAACTCATACATAACAATGGAGTCGACCACcaacaattattaaaaaaatgtggtCATAGTAgcttatatgaatagtgcatacggtcaaattgtgacaattattttgagacggtACGGGATAGGATATATGTAGTTAATTTGTTGGGAAATTGatacaacaaaaatataaaatattataaattaattaaaaattacataaaaatatatagtttttttttaatgacaaatagaTATTATATGTATAGTTGGTAAAAAATGAGTCATAATACAAACCAAGTattcaaaagcaaaataaaaagcTAAAAACATGAATAAAGAAAGACTCCCAAGAGCTACAAAATATACGTTTGATTTGATATGATCAAGGTTGATGTAGGAAGGCTGACTGTGCCGGATTGAAGAAGAAGTAGAACATAAACGGAAATAATgtagatttgattttattatattttagttagattcgttgtatttttttagttagatgtgttattttattttactattttaaggtagatttattatatttttattttagctagatgtgttattttcttttacaatcttttataagatttattatttttatttttcactattatttaagctaaattatgacaattttcttgtggattccaaattactctttctggtggattccgaaAATCTGGTGGATTGATTCCagagttttacaaaaaaaaaaaaaaagatttcaacCTAAATACTTAATACATATCTTATTTGGATACGGTTGAGTATATAAATTCCGATAGGTACAAAAAGAGTTTGATATCCCTCACTTTTAGTTCAATTTTGTTACTAATACATCAGCCCTCTGCATCCCATTCTTCCTATTCTTTTGGCATCACTCTATACTAGTTCTTGCCATCACTTTAAATTTTGATCAATCAACCCCTGTTTTTGCAACAATGAATTTCCTTAATAAATCAGATGTCAACCTAACCAAGTTTTCAATGACCATCACCAATCATTTGTTCGCCAAACAAGAATATCAAGAAAAGAACATTGTGATTTCGCCATTGTTACTTCACACGGTACTCAGTATCATTGCTGCTGGTTCAGATGGTCCTACAAAACATCAGCTTCTCTCCTTCCTCGGAACAAAATCCATCGCCCATCTCAATTCGTTCTCCTCTCATATTGTGTCCCATGTGCTCTCCGACGCTTCTTCTGATGGCGGTCCACGGTTGTCTTTTCTCATAGCTGGTTTGGTTGATAAATCCCTTTCTTTTGACACTTCCTTCCAAGAAATTGTTGCTGCTGATTACTGGGCCACTCTCGCTTCACTTGATTTTATAAATAAGGTaagtacatatatatattttttgttgttttgattttctatttttattcttcttctATAGAGCAGCATTGAAAGTAATTAGGTCCTGTATAAAACTAGGGGTGGAAAAAAACCCCaaaaaccaaaccgaaccgccaaactaaaccgaaccaaataaaaaacaacgAAACCATAACTAACGGTTTTAAAACTGAATTGAAACAGTTCGGTTCATGGTTATcatttggttcggtttggtggttcagttatttttagtaaaaaattagtTATGGTTTGGTTCAAAATCATAAAACCGAACCATTTAACAGTTCAGTTTAGTTCGAAAGACAAACAGTTCAGTTCAACTACTATGAATTAACAATTTGGTTTAGTTCGGTTCGGTTTTGGGTTCGGTTTGCCCACCCTTGAAAACTAAGAAACAGAGACAGGTTACATGTGTTTTACTTTCTTGAAAATTcttaaaaactgtttttaaaatctaatttattaaatgcaatttaaaaaccaaaaaacaaaattgtttcaAACAGGTCTTATTTGTAAACAATCCAACGGATTTAGCAACTAGATACTTGAAAATAATTCAAGtgataatttttctaatttctaattaattttacatttgaTGTTGTTGTAAAGGCTAATGAAGCAACCGAAAGAGTGAATTTGTGGGCCGAACGAAGGTCAAACGGACTAATTCGAGATCTTCTTCCACTTGGGTCAATTAATGGCTCAACCAAACTCGTATTTGCTAATGCACTATATTTTAAAGGAGCATGGGATCAACAGTTTGAtgcttcaaaaacaaaatactataattttcaCCCTCTAAATGATATTTCAGTCGAGGTTCCCTTCATGACCAGCAACAAGAAGCAGTTTATTAGAGCTTTCAATGGTTTTAAAGTTCTTGGTCTTCCTTATAAGCAAGGTGAAGAAGATATGCGTGAATTTTCTATGTACATTTTTCTTCCGGATGCCGAGGATGGATTGCAAGCTTTAGTTGAGAAGATTGCTTCTAAACCTGAGTTATTACAGTGTATGCTCCCTTTTCAAAAAGTGGAAGTAGGTGACTTCAGGA
This portion of the Trifolium pratense cultivar HEN17-A07 linkage group LG3, ARS_RC_1.1, whole genome shotgun sequence genome encodes:
- the LOC123918049 gene encoding serpin-ZX, with translation MDLRESITNQTNVSLSIANHIFSKQSHQDKNIVLSPLSLQVVLSIIAAGSEGPTQQQLLEFLQSKSTDHLDSFASQLVSVVLSDAAPAGGPLLSFADGVWVEQTLSLLPSFKQIVSTDYKANLSSVDFITRAVEVTKEVNLWAEKETNGLIKEILPPDSVNSQTKLVFTNALYFKGEWNEKFDASKTEDYDFHLLNGSSIKVPFMTSKKKQFIRAFDGFKVLGLPYKQGGDKRQFSMYIFLPDEKDGLSTLVEKVSSESELLGHKLPLNKVEVGDFQIPKFKISFGLETSDILKELGVALPFSGGGLTKMVDSTMGQSLYVSDIFHKSFIEVNEEGTEAAAATAATVLLRGLPTRLDFVADHPFLFIIREDLTGTIIFVGQVLNPLVE
- the LOC123919066 gene encoding serpin-ZX-like, whose product is MNFLNKSDVNLTKFSMTITNHLFAKQEYQEKNIVISPLLLHTVLSIIAAGSDGPTKHQLLSFLGTKSIAHLNSFSSHIVSHVLSDASSDGGPRLSFLIAGLVDKSLSFDTSFQEIVAADYWATLASLDFINKANEATERVNLWAERRSNGLIRDLLPLGSINGSTKLVFANALYFKGAWDQQFDASKTKYYNFHPLNDISVEVPFMTSNKKQFIRAFNGFKVLGLPYKQGEEDMREFSMYIFLPDAEDGLQALVEKIASKPELLQCMLPFQKVEVGDFRIPKFNISFGLETSRVLKELGVVLPFSHGGTKIVESPVGQDHYVKKIFHKSFINVNEEGTEESAASVATILFKCSSPRRLDFVADHPFFFLIREDSTGTILLVGQVVNPLIG